The following proteins are co-located in the Duncaniella dubosii genome:
- a CDS encoding plasmid recombination protein: MAEIIEQGRLMEWCRESIKWAQKEHGKENIVSAVLHMDE, encoded by the coding sequence TCGAGCAGGGCAGGCTTATGGAATGGTGCCGGGAGTCAATCAAGTGGGCGCAGAAAGAACATGGCAAGGAAAACATCGTGAGTGCGGTTCTGCACATGGACGAGTGA